In a genomic window of Staphylococcus taiwanensis:
- a CDS encoding DEAD/DEAH box helicase family protein — MANTSFAVVDLETTGNQLDHDEIIQIGITFVRDNKISGTYHSMIRTDLEIPPFIQALTSIEETMLEQAPYFHEIANDVYNQLKDCIFVAHNVEFDLNFIQKAFANCNINFKPKKVLDTLELFKIAFPTDKSYQLSELAESHNIPLTNAHRADEDATTTAYLMIKAFNKFEQLPLDTLKQLYYLSKNLKYDLFNILFEMVRQHKQVDLDAKFGQFEQIIYKKQIDLKAPQTRFDGSLKHLYSTVTEELNLTYRPQQLYLSEIILEQLMHNDKALIEAPLGSGKSLAYLLAALVYNIETGRHVMISTNTKLLQNQLLQKDIPSLNKALNFKINAALIKSKNDYISLGLISQILKDETTNYEVNILKMQLLIWITETNTGDIQDLNLKGGQKMYFDQKVETYVPVRHDIHYYNYIKRNAHNIQIGITNHAHLINSDQENSIYQLFDDCIIDEAHRLPDYALNQVTNELNYSDLKYQLGLIGKNENEKLLKVIDHLEQQRILERLDIAPIDVFGLKTNLNEVHELNEHLFNHIFDIIQNSVVHDDDIHRYHYVFEFDTSQILKDLHLIVDKINKTLEIFNGMTHKTIKSIRKQLLYINDSYRQIEQSLKDNHTAYLSIKNLTQKSTIRLIVKDYEVRDVLTSQVLDKFNSLTFISGTLTFNHSFDAFKNWFKEDVQFNTYQVQSSLTNRKNTNVFIPSDVSSYNFKNIEDYVASIVDYIQEYVTITESKCLILFTSYRMMHMVQELLNELPIFEDYVVLTQQQNQNYKIVQQFNNFDKAILLGTSTFFEGFDYQANGIKCVMIAKLPFMNKYNTKHWLMDSEFESTFKDYVLPDAVTRFRQGLGRLIRNEDDKGLIVSFDDRLINSSYKNFFAQALENFSQKKGDIKQFSKLINNIQREQDKK, encoded by the coding sequence ATGGCAAATACAAGTTTTGCGGTTGTAGATTTAGAAACGACCGGTAATCAACTTGATCATGATGAAATTATTCAAATCGGAATTACGTTCGTTCGTGATAATAAAATATCAGGGACGTATCATTCGATGATTCGTACTGATTTGGAAATCCCGCCGTTTATCCAAGCATTAACATCTATCGAAGAGACAATGTTAGAACAAGCACCTTATTTTCATGAAATTGCAAATGATGTATACAATCAACTTAAAGATTGTATATTTGTCGCTCACAACGTTGAATTTGATTTGAATTTTATTCAGAAAGCTTTTGCGAATTGTAATATAAACTTTAAACCTAAGAAGGTCTTAGATACTTTAGAATTATTTAAAATAGCTTTTCCTACAGATAAAAGCTATCAACTTAGTGAATTAGCGGAGTCCCACAATATACCTTTAACAAATGCGCATAGAGCAGATGAAGATGCAACAACAACTGCATATTTAATGATTAAGGCCTTTAATAAATTTGAGCAACTACCACTCGATACGCTTAAACAATTGTATTATTTAAGTAAGAATCTAAAATATGATTTATTTAATATTTTATTTGAAATGGTAAGACAACATAAACAAGTAGACTTGGATGCTAAATTTGGTCAATTTGAACAAATTATTTACAAGAAACAAATTGATTTAAAAGCACCACAAACTCGCTTTGACGGTTCTTTAAAACATCTTTATTCAACAGTAACTGAAGAATTAAATTTAACTTATCGTCCACAGCAACTTTATCTATCAGAAATTATATTAGAGCAACTTATGCATAATGATAAAGCACTGATTGAAGCACCATTGGGTAGTGGAAAGTCATTGGCGTACTTATTAGCAGCCTTAGTATATAACATAGAAACAGGTCGTCATGTAATGATTTCTACAAATACGAAATTACTTCAAAACCAACTTCTTCAGAAGGATATACCTAGTTTAAATAAAGCGTTAAATTTTAAAATTAACGCTGCTTTAATAAAAAGTAAAAATGACTATATTTCGTTAGGCTTAATAAGCCAAATATTAAAAGATGAAACAACCAATTACGAAGTAAATATCTTAAAAATGCAACTACTGATTTGGATCACTGAGACTAATACTGGGGATATTCAAGACTTAAATCTTAAAGGTGGTCAAAAAATGTATTTTGACCAAAAAGTAGAAACATATGTGCCAGTTAGACACGATATTCATTATTACAATTATATCAAGCGTAACGCACATAATATTCAAATCGGTATTACTAATCATGCACACCTTATTAATTCAGATCAAGAAAATTCTATATACCAACTATTTGATGACTGTATTATTGATGAAGCACACCGTCTTCCAGACTATGCCTTGAACCAAGTTACAAATGAATTAAATTATTCAGATTTAAAATATCAGCTTGGTTTGATAGGTAAAAATGAAAATGAAAAACTTCTTAAAGTTATTGATCATTTAGAGCAACAACGTATTCTAGAACGTCTAGATATAGCACCAATTGACGTGTTCGGTTTAAAAACAAATCTCAATGAAGTTCATGAATTAAATGAGCATTTGTTTAACCATATTTTTGATATTATTCAAAATTCTGTTGTGCATGACGACGATATTCACCGTTATCATTATGTATTTGAATTCGATACATCTCAAATTCTTAAAGATTTGCATTTAATAGTAGATAAAATTAATAAAACACTTGAAATATTTAACGGCATGACACATAAAACGATTAAATCTATTCGTAAACAGTTACTCTACATCAATGATAGTTATAGACAGATTGAACAAAGCTTAAAGGACAATCATACTGCATACTTATCAATTAAAAACTTAACTCAAAAATCTACCATTCGACTTATTGTTAAAGATTATGAAGTCAGAGACGTCCTCACTTCTCAAGTTTTAGATAAATTTAATTCTTTAACATTTATTTCTGGTACCCTAACATTTAATCATTCATTTGATGCCTTTAAAAATTGGTTTAAAGAAGATGTTCAGTTTAATACGTATCAAGTTCAATCTTCATTAACTAATCGTAAAAATACTAATGTTTTCATTCCTAGTGATGTATCATCTTATAATTTTAAAAATATTGAAGATTATGTTGCGTCTATTGTGGATTATATACAAGAATATGTGACAATTACTGAGTCTAAGTGTTTAATCCTATTTACAAGTTATCGAATGATGCATATGGTTCAAGAATTATTAAATGAGCTACCAATATTTGAAGATTATGTCGTTTTAACACAACAACAAAATCAAAACTATAAAATAGTACAACAATTTAATAATTTTGATAAAGCAATTTTACTTGGCACGTCTACATTCTTTGAAGGCTTTGATTATCAAGCGAATGGAATTAAGTGTGTTATGATTGCCAAACTACCATTCATGAATAAGTACAATACGAAACATTGGTTAATGGATTCTGAATTTGAATCTACATTTAAAGATTATGTTTTACCTGATGCTGTAACACGTTTCAGACAGGGACTTGGACGTTTAATTAGAAATGAAGATGATAAAGGCTTAATTGTTTCTTTTGATGATCGTTTAATTAACAGTAGTTATAAAAATTTCTTTGCACAAGCTTTAGAGAATTTCTCACAGAAAAAAGGCGACATTAAACAATTTAGTAAACTCATCAATAATATTCAACGCGAACAAGATAAAAAGTAA
- a CDS encoding biotin--[acetyl-CoA-carboxylase] ligase, which yields MSKYSQDVIRMLYDHQLEYISGQYIADQLNISRAAVKKVIDQLKADGCQIDSINHKGHQLNQLPDRWYSGIVSYVLSDNPLASKVKVYDSVDSTQTIAKQELVGNNDSMIVLSDEQTLGRGRFNRNWSSSKGKGLWMSLVLRPNVPFSMMPKFNLFIALGIREAIQEFTIDKVEIKWPNDIYIGDKKVCGFLTEMVANYDTIDAIICGTGINLNHLEDDFSEEIKHRATSIRLHSATKIERYAFLKTLISSINYRYNQFLTQSFETIRSEYIEASNIWHRKLRFTENGQQFVGEAVDIDKDGFLMVKDDANEVRRLISADIDI from the coding sequence ATGTCAAAATATAGCCAAGACGTTATACGCATGCTATATGATCATCAATTAGAATATATTTCAGGACAATACATTGCTGATCAATTAAATATCTCAAGAGCAGCAGTAAAAAAAGTGATTGATCAACTGAAAGCAGATGGCTGTCAAATTGATTCAATTAATCATAAGGGACACCAGTTAAATCAACTTCCTGATCGATGGTATAGTGGTATTGTGTCTTATGTACTTAGTGATAATCCATTAGCCTCTAAAGTTAAAGTTTATGATTCAGTCGATTCTACTCAAACAATTGCTAAACAAGAGCTCGTTGGCAATAATGACTCAATGATTGTGCTAAGCGATGAACAAACACTAGGGCGGGGTCGTTTTAATCGAAACTGGTCATCATCAAAAGGTAAAGGTTTGTGGATGTCATTAGTTTTAAGACCTAATGTGCCATTTTCTATGATGCCTAAATTTAATTTATTTATTGCATTAGGTATTAGAGAAGCAATTCAAGAATTTACAATTGATAAAGTTGAAATTAAGTGGCCGAATGATATTTATATTGGTGATAAAAAAGTATGCGGTTTCTTAACTGAAATGGTTGCGAATTATGATACGATTGATGCAATTATTTGTGGCACAGGAATAAATCTCAACCATTTAGAAGATGATTTTTCAGAAGAAATCAAACATAGAGCCACAAGTATTAGATTACATAGTGCAACTAAAATTGAGCGCTATGCATTTTTAAAAACACTTATTTCATCGATAAATTATCGATATAACCAATTTTTAACTCAGTCTTTTGAAACAATTAGATCAGAGTATATTGAGGCATCGAATATATGGCATCGTAAATTACGATTCACGGAAAATGGCCAACAATTTGTAGGTGAAGCTGTAGATATTGATAAAGATGGCTTTTTAATGGTTAAAGATGATGCTAATGAAGTTCGTCGTCTCATTAGTGCAGATATAGACATATAA
- a CDS encoding DUF1405 domain-containing protein: protein MPTFKQMWELTLYHRSCIIILLLFNILGTIYGFIWYSDQLIKTKWYFLPFVPDSPIASLFLCFAIVGLILNKQYPIIEALAFVTLIKYGIWAVVMNIMMIHYEHDITIMNIFLIMSHGIMAIEAIYFYPRFKIAISGLFISMIWVFNNDFVDYILDKYPYYHFIANHIVTVGYIAFWLSVFALILYFYLQKILTVKLFDYKGKSK from the coding sequence ATGCCTACCTTTAAACAAATGTGGGAGCTCACACTTTATCATCGCTCATGTATCATAATTTTGCTTTTATTTAATATATTAGGTACCATATATGGCTTTATATGGTATAGTGATCAACTTATTAAAACAAAGTGGTATTTTTTACCATTTGTGCCTGATAGTCCGATTGCCTCATTATTTTTATGCTTCGCGATTGTAGGACTAATTTTAAATAAGCAGTATCCCATTATAGAAGCATTGGCTTTTGTAACCTTAATTAAATATGGAATATGGGCAGTTGTAATGAATATCATGATGATTCATTATGAACACGATATCACTATTATGAATATTTTCTTGATAATGAGTCATGGCATTATGGCAATAGAAGCCATTTATTTTTATCCAAGATTTAAAATAGCAATTAGTGGATTATTTATTTCTATGATTTGGGTATTTAATAATGATTTTGTGGATTATATATTGGATAAATATCCATATTATCATTTTATAGCAAATCATATTGTTACAGTAGGGTATATTGCCTTTTGGTTAAGCGTATTCGCATTGATTCTTTATTTTTATCTTCAAAAAATTTTAACGGTTAAATTATTTGATTATAAAGGCAAGAGTAAGTAA
- a CDS encoding CCA tRNA nucleotidyltransferase: MGTELFLKAIPILEKIEEHGYEAYFVGGSVRDYLLNRPIHDIDITTSATPDEIESLFDKTIPIGKEHGTINVVHLGENYEVTTFRAEAEYIDHRRPSEVYFVRNLKEDLQRRDFTINAIAMDKDFKVYDYFGGQMDLEQHVIRTVGTAQERFSEDALRIIRGLRFQSQLNFTIENETFLAMQNQIADIKHLSIERIIVEFKKLITGKNVNQSYNNMLQLNLFNYVPFFKELNMSMTEITDSIRFELWLAILITKEQPQSSLTTLKMSNQEKTDIQLYHRIIVELPKITTKEALKMFVYDFGEAKILDVLSIRFILEDNHIKTGSPLVLNPQSIQEVTSQLPVKQRKDIVVNGSDLIDYFQKKSGPWLKEVLREIECAVVTQKVQNTKQEILKWVNNNVKI; the protein is encoded by the coding sequence ATGGGAACTGAATTATTTTTAAAAGCAATACCCATTTTAGAAAAAATTGAAGAACACGGTTACGAAGCTTATTTTGTTGGTGGCTCCGTTAGAGATTATTTATTAAATAGACCTATACATGATATCGACATTACGACGAGTGCCACACCTGATGAAATTGAATCATTATTTGATAAAACTATACCAATCGGTAAAGAACATGGCACAATTAATGTTGTACATTTGGGAGAAAATTATGAAGTAACTACATTTAGAGCTGAAGCTGAATATATTGATCATCGTAGACCAAGTGAAGTCTACTTTGTACGTAATTTAAAAGAAGACTTACAACGTCGTGATTTTACGATTAACGCAATTGCAATGGACAAAGACTTTAAGGTATATGATTATTTCGGTGGACAAATGGACTTAGAGCAACACGTCATTCGAACAGTTGGAACTGCACAAGAACGTTTCAGCGAAGATGCTTTAAGAATCATTAGAGGATTGCGTTTTCAATCCCAATTAAATTTCACTATAGAGAATGAAACCTTTCTTGCAATGCAAAATCAAATTGCAGACATTAAACATTTATCAATTGAACGCATTATCGTTGAGTTTAAAAAGTTAATAACTGGCAAGAATGTGAATCAAAGCTATAATAACATGTTGCAGTTAAATCTATTTAATTATGTACCTTTCTTCAAAGAATTGAATATGTCAATGACTGAAATTACTGATTCGATTCGTTTTGAACTTTGGTTAGCAATTCTTATCACAAAAGAGCAACCACAATCATCTTTAACTACATTAAAGATGAGTAATCAAGAAAAGACAGATATTCAACTTTATCACAGAATAATTGTTGAACTACCAAAAATAACTACTAAAGAGGCATTAAAGATGTTTGTATATGACTTTGGAGAAGCAAAAATTTTAGATGTTCTTTCTATTCGTTTTATACTTGAAGATAATCACATCAAAACTGGGTCGCCACTAGTGTTAAATCCTCAATCTATACAAGAAGTTACAAGCCAACTCCCAGTAAAACAGCGTAAAGATATAGTAGTTAATGGTAGCGATTTAATTGATTATTTTCAGAAAAAAAGTGGGCCTTGGTTGAAAGAAGTGCTTCGTGAAATCGAATGTGCCGTTGTGACACAAAAGGTACAAAATACAAAGCAAGAAATCTTAAAGTGGGTGAACAACAATGTCAAAATATAG
- the bshA gene encoding N-acetyl-alpha-D-glucosaminyl L-malate synthase BshA has protein sequence MKIGITCYPSMGGSGIIATELGIKMAERGHEVHFITSNIPFRIRKPLPNIIFHQVEVNQYAVFQYPPYDITLSTKISEVIKEYDLDILHMHYAVPHAVCGILARQMSGKDIKIMTTLHGTDITVLGYDHSLKGAIKFGIEQSDIVTSVSRSLAEQTKSIIETDKDIIPIYNFVRENEFPTRHDTKLKEVYGIKPEEKVLIHVSNFRKVKRIDTILETFAKVHKALPSKLVLLGDGPELLDMRKKARELKVEEDVLFLGKQDQVSEFYQMADLVLLLSEKESFGLTLLEAMKTGVVPIGSNAGGIKEVIKHNQTGYIVDIGDSETASRYALQLLTDKKLYHTFQTAMLEDIQERFASELITDQYECYYRKMLNQEEE, from the coding sequence ATGAAAATCGGTATAACATGTTATCCATCGATGGGTGGATCAGGTATTATAGCTACGGAACTCGGCATTAAAATGGCCGAAAGAGGTCATGAAGTACATTTTATTACTTCAAATATTCCGTTTAGAATACGTAAACCGCTACCCAATATCATATTTCATCAGGTTGAAGTGAATCAATATGCCGTCTTTCAATATCCTCCATATGATATTACTTTAAGTACAAAAATATCAGAAGTCATTAAAGAGTATGATTTAGATATTCTTCATATGCACTACGCCGTTCCACACGCGGTCTGTGGTATTTTAGCACGTCAAATGTCTGGTAAAGATATTAAGATTATGACTACATTGCACGGCACTGATATTACAGTGCTCGGTTATGATCATTCATTAAAAGGGGCAATCAAATTTGGTATAGAACAAAGTGATATTGTCACAAGTGTCAGTCGTTCATTGGCTGAACAAACAAAGTCTATTATTGAAACTGATAAAGATATTATACCAATTTATAATTTTGTTCGGGAAAATGAATTTCCAACACGTCATGATACTAAACTTAAAGAAGTTTATGGAATTAAACCGGAAGAAAAAGTTTTAATTCATGTTTCAAATTTTAGAAAAGTAAAACGTATTGATACTATTTTAGAAACCTTTGCTAAAGTCCATAAAGCACTGCCAAGTAAACTTGTGTTATTAGGCGATGGACCAGAACTACTTGATATGCGTAAAAAAGCACGAGAATTAAAAGTCGAAGAAGATGTACTATTCTTAGGTAAGCAAGATCAGGTGAGTGAATTTTATCAAATGGCTGATTTAGTACTTCTTCTTAGTGAGAAAGAGAGCTTTGGTCTCACATTACTTGAAGCTATGAAGACTGGTGTCGTACCAATAGGCTCTAATGCTGGCGGTATTAAAGAAGTCATCAAACATAACCAAACAGGTTACATTGTTGACATTGGTGATAGTGAAACTGCGAGTCGGTATGCACTTCAACTACTAACCGATAAAAAGTTATATCATACGTTTCAAACTGCAATGTTAGAAGATATTCAAGAACGTTTTGCTTCAGAATTAATCACTGATCAATATGAATGCTATTATCGAAAAATGTTAAATCAAGAAGAGGAATAA
- a CDS encoding zinc metallopeptidase yields the protein MSIVSYIIYIVIIMLIPMWAQHKVKSNYEKYSQVRSTSGKTGREVAEEILHANGIYDVDVVKGEGFLTDHYDPNKKVVCLSPANFDRPSVAGTAIAAHEVGHAIQHQQGYAFLRFRTALVPLANLGSSLSYMIIMLGIILTALGSAFGSTALWIGAGLMSLAVLFSIVTLPVEFDASSRAMKQITALNIVNEKEYKHAKKVLSAAAMTYVAATATAVAELVRIILIARASDN from the coding sequence TTGTCAATCGTGTCTTATATAATATATATCGTTATTATTATGCTCATTCCTATGTGGGCACAACACAAAGTCAAATCAAATTATGAAAAGTATTCGCAAGTTAGATCAACAAGTGGTAAAACTGGTCGTGAGGTAGCTGAAGAAATACTTCATGCTAACGGAATTTACGACGTGGATGTTGTTAAAGGTGAAGGCTTTTTAACTGACCATTATGATCCTAACAAAAAAGTGGTTTGTTTATCTCCTGCAAACTTCGATAGACCTTCAGTAGCTGGTACAGCTATTGCTGCACACGAAGTTGGACATGCAATTCAACATCAACAAGGTTATGCATTTTTACGTTTCAGAACTGCATTAGTGCCATTAGCTAACCTAGGTAGTTCATTAAGTTATATGATTATCATGTTAGGTATTATTCTTACAGCATTAGGTAGTGCATTTGGGTCAACTGCACTATGGATTGGTGCTGGTTTAATGTCACTTGCAGTGTTATTCTCAATCGTAACATTACCTGTTGAGTTTGATGCGAGTTCAAGAGCAATGAAACAAATCACAGCTTTAAATATAGTAAATGAAAAAGAATATAAACATGCTAAGAAAGTGTTATCAGCTGCAGCAATGACTTATGTAGCTGCAACAGCAACTGCTGTAGCAGAACTAGTAAGAATTATTCTAATTGCAAGAGCAAGCGATAATTAA
- a CDS encoding nucleotide pyrophosphohydrolase — MKSMKDMQNEVDEYIGQFKVGYFSPLANLARLTEEVGELAREINHFHGEKKKKDSEADNSIKAELGDNLFVLLCLANSLDIDMTESFDETMAKFNHRDKNRFERK; from the coding sequence ATGAAATCAATGAAAGATATGCAAAATGAAGTAGATGAATACATTGGTCAATTCAAAGTGGGCTATTTCTCTCCATTAGCGAATCTAGCACGTTTAACTGAAGAAGTTGGCGAACTTGCTAGAGAAATCAATCATTTTCATGGTGAGAAAAAGAAAAAAGACTCTGAAGCTGATAATTCAATTAAAGCTGAATTAGGTGACAATCTATTTGTACTACTTTGTTTAGCCAATTCATTAGATATAGATATGACAGAAAGTTTTGATGAAACAATGGCAAAATTTAATCATCGTGATAAAAATCGTTTTGAACGAAAATAA